A genomic segment from Comamonas terrigena NBRC 13299 encodes:
- the fliD gene encoding flagellar filament capping protein FliD, with amino-acid sequence MGVSSVGIGSGLKVDEIVSQLVELEKKPLETLQSKAEIISAKISSYGQIKSLMDDLNTAARDLTLDRTWGASKVSSSGSAATGAMTGLAAAGSYNINVLQLAQSQTSVTAKLAKGATMDVSGVMRFKIGNLETKTFDLTINASDSLQNVADKINGDTNISKSVVATVIKDSSGKEQLMIRSRETGLDSKFEVSLGSGVDANGDLEAFGALDTGNLVTLAGAGGVTTTQAAKNAEMELNGVKLESNTNTFAETIPGLSISVSAVGTSLLTIAPDKDAVQASIQKFVDAYNAVNDLLSQSTKSVRTADGKTDDAAIKDGSGLLQGDSSTVSLQNSLRMMLQRVSSNATGAYTRLSEVGMQMQQGGKLTVDTEKMTAALKDVDSLKSLFTAKADAQGAGGGVATNYKTFTDELLAWEGTLNNKTDALQKQLDNNGDQQDKVNARASTLETRLRAQYSALDVKMASLNALDSYVSQMVTTWNKSSD; translated from the coding sequence ATGGGCGTTTCATCCGTAGGTATCGGCAGCGGGCTGAAGGTTGACGAGATCGTCTCTCAGCTGGTGGAGCTCGAGAAAAAACCACTGGAAACGCTGCAGTCGAAGGCGGAAATCATCAGCGCCAAGATCTCGTCCTATGGGCAGATCAAGTCGCTGATGGATGACCTCAATACCGCCGCCCGGGATTTGACCCTGGACCGCACCTGGGGTGCTTCCAAGGTGTCGTCCTCCGGTTCTGCTGCCACGGGTGCCATGACTGGGCTGGCCGCCGCCGGCTCCTACAACATCAATGTGCTGCAGCTCGCGCAGAGCCAGACCTCGGTGACCGCCAAGCTGGCCAAGGGCGCCACGATGGACGTGTCGGGGGTCATGCGTTTCAAGATTGGTAACCTGGAAACCAAGACCTTTGACCTGACCATCAATGCTTCGGATTCGCTGCAGAACGTGGCGGACAAGATCAACGGCGATACCAATATCAGCAAGTCCGTCGTGGCCACGGTTATCAAGGACAGCTCGGGCAAAGAGCAGCTGATGATCCGTTCGCGGGAAACCGGCCTGGACAGCAAGTTTGAGGTCAGCTTAGGCTCGGGCGTCGATGCCAATGGCGACTTGGAGGCGTTTGGTGCGTTGGATACCGGCAATCTGGTGACATTGGCGGGCGCAGGTGGCGTCACGACCACGCAGGCCGCCAAGAACGCCGAGATGGAACTCAACGGTGTGAAGCTGGAGTCGAACACCAACACCTTTGCCGAGACCATCCCGGGTCTGTCGATCTCGGTATCGGCAGTGGGAACCTCGCTGCTGACGATCGCGCCTGACAAGGATGCGGTGCAGGCCAGCATCCAGAAATTTGTGGATGCCTACAACGCGGTGAACGATCTGCTGTCGCAGTCGACCAAGAGCGTGCGTACCGCGGATGGCAAGACGGATGACGCCGCCATCAAGGATGGCAGCGGATTGCTGCAGGGAGATAGCAGCACGGTGAGCCTGCAGAACTCCTTGCGGATGATGCTGCAGCGCGTTTCCAGCAACGCGACAGGGGCCTACACGCGCCTGTCCGAAGTCGGCATGCAGATGCAGCAGGGCGGCAAGCTGACCGTGGATACGGAAAAGATGACTGCCGCGCTGAAAGATGTGGATTCGCTCAAGAGCCTGTTCACTGCCAAGGCCGATGCGCAGGGCGCGGGCGGCGGGGTGGCCACCAATTACAAGACGTTCACCGACGAGCTGCTGGCTTGGGAGGGGACGCTCAACAACAAGACCGACGCCTTGCAAAAACAGCTGGATAACAACGGTGACCAGCAGGACAAGGTGAATGCCCGGGCTTCGACGCTTGAGACCCGTCTGCGTGCACAGTACAGCGCGCTGGATGTGAAGATGGCATCGCTCAACGCTTTGGACTCCTACGTCAGCCAGATGGTGACGACGTGGAACAAGTCGAGTGATTGA
- the fliS gene encoding flagellar export chaperone FliS produces the protein MFSSTGFSKANAYRQVGVHSGVEDASPHMLIQMLFDGLFQSLNAARGAIERGDIEEKGQLISRSVRILQEGLIMGLDMEKGGELAANLRLLYDYCVAQLTKANLHSDASLVEEVIGVLQPVAQGWKEIGSQVDTVARGD, from the coding sequence ATGTTTTCGTCCACAGGTTTCAGCAAAGCGAATGCCTACCGCCAGGTAGGGGTGCACTCCGGCGTTGAAGATGCCTCCCCGCATATGCTGATTCAGATGCTGTTCGATGGCCTGTTCCAGTCGCTGAATGCGGCGCGCGGTGCCATAGAGCGCGGGGATATCGAGGAGAAGGGGCAGCTTATCTCCCGGTCCGTCCGCATCCTGCAGGAAGGGTTGATCATGGGCCTGGACATGGAAAAAGGCGGCGAACTGGCTGCAAATCTGCGCTTGCTCTATGACTACTGTGTGGCACAGTTGACCAAGGCCAATCTGCACAGCGATGCCTCGCTGGTGGAAGAGGTGATCGGTGTTTTGCAGCCTGTGGCACAGGGATGGAAAGAAATTGGTTCTCAGGTGGATACAGTCGCACGTGGAGACTGA
- a CDS encoding flagellar protein FliT, with product MEMQLLDYYKAIEAKSADMLQAAQSHDWDAVVDCEKACGVLINELRVQAEQNVLSVLERKEKTRIMQRILRNDAQIRILAEPWLAQLDHLGKVPASVMH from the coding sequence ATGGAGATGCAGTTGTTGGATTACTACAAAGCAATCGAAGCGAAGAGCGCAGACATGCTGCAAGCAGCCCAGTCTCATGATTGGGATGCGGTGGTCGACTGCGAAAAAGCCTGTGGCGTGCTGATCAATGAACTGCGTGTCCAGGCCGAGCAGAACGTGCTGTCCGTCTTGGAGCGCAAGGAAAAGACGCGCATCATGCAGCGCATTCTGCGCAACGATGCGCAGATCCGCATCCTGGCCGAGCCCTGGTTGGCGCAGCTGGACCATCTGGGCAAGGTGCCGGCATCGGTGATGCACTGA
- the fliE gene encoding flagellar hook-basal body complex protein FliE, translating to MDLRLHSATSPVSAGGDLTARLTKPLQKAEAQGNGFSTELESALRSVSASQNHSSHLQKEVQLENPSVSLEETMVAMQKAQIGFQATLHVRNRLVQAYTDVMNMQV from the coding sequence ATGGACCTCCGTCTTCATAGCGCGACCTCACCCGTCTCTGCCGGCGGCGATCTGACCGCCCGCCTGACCAAACCTCTGCAAAAGGCCGAAGCCCAGGGCAACGGCTTCAGCACGGAGCTGGAAAGCGCGCTGCGCTCAGTCAGCGCCTCGCAGAACCATTCTTCCCACCTGCAAAAAGAAGTGCAGCTGGAAAATCCGTCGGTCAGCCTGGAAGAAACCATGGTGGCCATGCAAAAAGCACAAATCGGCTTCCAGGCCACGCTACACGTACGCAATCGCCTGGTCCAGGCCTACACCGATGTAATGAACATGCAGGTGTAA
- the fliF gene encoding flagellar basal-body MS-ring/collar protein FliF codes for MSAVAQVPVAENPPPAVTQAPASWQQRISDMDRGQRLRWGAVAAVAVAAVAAAFFFSRQPDYRVLFSNLSDKDGGAIVAQLAGMNVPYKYTEGGGAIMIPADRVHDVRLKLATQGLPKGSVSGFEIMEGSKFGITQFQERVNYQRALEGELTRSIQGLSAVQNARVHLALPNQNGFFREQQKPSASVLLTLYPGRVLDRTQIAGIVHLVSSSVPELLPTAVSVLDDSGKLLSQAPDGKDSPVDLQQLMFQQQLEKQYTQRILDILEPVVGKGNVKAQVTAELDFSQSESTTEQHNPNQGQAPSAVRSQQVVESTGEQKPQPPTGVPGATSNQPPQQNQAPINSNNAPVLQAANGTQKADFMTIPGSKRESVTNFEVDKTVRVTRNSTGGIKRMTAAVVVNYLPVAAAEGEGAAAPKALPAEQQAQMLALVRETIGYNADRGDSVNLMNAPFRVEKVNVENLPLWRQPETIELAKTLAWPVGLGVAAAVVLLGLLLRRRKQKKQEATAVDLLAAEELERPALAAPLKPGEPSPEQIRLEQARALAKQNPIAVANIVKTWISGEAS; via the coding sequence ATGTCCGCTGTCGCACAAGTCCCTGTTGCCGAGAACCCGCCTCCCGCAGTCACGCAGGCGCCTGCCAGTTGGCAGCAGCGCATCAGCGACATGGACCGCGGCCAGCGCCTGCGCTGGGGTGCGGTTGCCGCTGTGGCCGTGGCCGCTGTGGCTGCGGCCTTCTTCTTCAGCCGCCAGCCGGATTACCGGGTGCTGTTCTCCAACCTCAGCGACAAGGATGGCGGCGCCATCGTGGCGCAGCTGGCGGGCATGAACGTGCCTTACAAGTACACCGAAGGCGGTGGCGCCATCATGATTCCGGCCGACCGCGTGCATGACGTGCGCCTGAAGCTGGCCACGCAAGGCCTGCCCAAGGGTTCGGTGTCGGGCTTTGAGATCATGGAGGGCAGCAAGTTCGGCATCACCCAGTTCCAGGAGCGTGTGAACTACCAGCGTGCGCTGGAAGGCGAGCTGACACGTTCCATCCAAGGCCTGTCGGCGGTGCAGAACGCCCGTGTGCACCTGGCCCTGCCCAACCAGAATGGTTTTTTCCGTGAGCAGCAAAAGCCTTCGGCTTCGGTGCTGCTGACGTTGTACCCCGGCCGTGTGCTGGACCGCACCCAGATTGCCGGCATCGTGCACCTGGTCTCGTCCAGCGTGCCGGAGCTGCTGCCCACGGCGGTCAGCGTGCTGGATGACAGCGGCAAGCTGCTGTCGCAGGCACCGGATGGCAAGGACAGCCCGGTCGATCTGCAGCAGCTGATGTTCCAGCAGCAGCTGGAAAAGCAATACACCCAACGCATTCTGGACATCCTGGAGCCCGTGGTGGGCAAGGGCAATGTCAAAGCCCAGGTGACGGCCGAGCTGGACTTCTCGCAGTCCGAGTCCACCACCGAGCAGCACAACCCCAACCAGGGCCAGGCGCCCAGTGCGGTGCGCAGCCAGCAGGTGGTGGAGAGCACCGGTGAGCAAAAGCCCCAGCCACCGACTGGCGTGCCCGGCGCCACCAGCAACCAGCCGCCCCAGCAGAACCAGGCGCCTATCAACAGCAACAATGCTCCGGTGCTGCAGGCTGCCAATGGCACGCAAAAGGCCGATTTCATGACCATCCCCGGCAGCAAGCGCGAGTCGGTGACCAATTTTGAAGTGGACAAGACCGTCAGGGTCACCCGCAACAGCACCGGTGGCATCAAGCGCATGACGGCCGCAGTGGTGGTCAATTACCTGCCCGTGGCGGCCGCCGAAGGCGAAGGTGCTGCGGCACCGAAGGCGCTGCCGGCAGAGCAGCAAGCCCAGATGCTGGCCCTGGTGCGCGAGACCATTGGCTACAACGCCGATCGCGGGGACTCGGTCAACCTGATGAACGCACCTTTCCGTGTGGAGAAGGTGAATGTCGAAAACCTGCCGCTGTGGCGCCAGCCTGAAACCATTGAGCTGGCCAAGACCCTGGCCTGGCCTGTGGGTCTGGGTGTGGCCGCTGCCGTGGTCCTGCTGGGTCTGCTGCTGCGCCGCCGCAAGCAGAAGAAGCAGGAAGCGACTGCCGTGGATCTGCTGGCTGCCGAAGAGCTGGAACGCCCCGCATTGGCCGCGCCGCTGAAGCCGGGAGAGCCTTCGCCCGAGCAGATTCGACTCGAGCAGGCGCGTGCCCTGGCCAAGCAGAACCCGATTGCGGTGGCCAACATCGTCAAGACCTGGATCAGCGGCGAGGCGTCCTGA
- the fliG gene encoding flagellar motor switch protein FliG, giving the protein MDDRGLNDAAILLMSLGEEEAAEVFKHLSPKEVQKLGETIARMRAVSKEKVDFVIARFTDDCAAQSLLVEDASGYVKSVLRRALGDDKAALLLDRILQGGDVSGIESLKWMDPVSVAELLRNEHPQIVAAILVHLEHEQAAAVLMQLPERLRSEVMLRVATLEGIQPSALKDLNEVLYKVLAGGDKIRKTSLGGVKTAAEIINQLGGNADVAVLDTIRNYDADLAQKIMDKMFVFDDLVKLDDRSLQLVLREVPSETLIVSLKGGSMEVRDKILANMSMRASAALKEDLESRGPMRLSEVEAQQKEILKVVRRLAEENQITIGGGAEDSFV; this is encoded by the coding sequence ATGGATGACCGTGGCCTGAACGACGCCGCCATTTTGTTGATGTCCCTGGGCGAGGAGGAGGCGGCCGAGGTGTTCAAACACCTGTCTCCCAAGGAAGTGCAGAAGCTGGGTGAAACCATTGCCCGCATGCGCGCCGTGTCCAAGGAGAAAGTGGATTTCGTGATCGCCCGCTTCACGGACGATTGCGCAGCCCAAAGCCTGCTGGTGGAAGATGCCAGCGGCTATGTGAAGTCGGTGCTCCGGCGCGCGCTGGGCGACGACAAGGCCGCCCTGCTGCTGGACCGTATCCTGCAGGGTGGCGACGTCTCGGGCATTGAAAGCCTGAAGTGGATGGACCCGGTGTCCGTGGCCGAACTGCTGCGCAACGAACACCCGCAGATCGTGGCGGCCATCCTGGTCCACCTGGAGCATGAACAGGCGGCGGCCGTGCTGATGCAGCTGCCCGAACGCCTGCGCAGCGAAGTGATGCTGCGTGTGGCCACGCTGGAAGGTATCCAGCCCTCGGCCCTGAAGGACCTGAACGAGGTGCTCTACAAGGTGCTGGCAGGTGGCGACAAGATCCGCAAGACATCGCTGGGCGGTGTGAAGACCGCTGCCGAAATCATCAACCAGCTGGGCGGCAATGCCGATGTGGCGGTGCTGGACACCATCCGCAACTACGACGCCGACCTGGCGCAGAAGATCATGGACAAGATGTTCGTGTTCGACGACCTGGTCAAGCTGGACGACCGCTCGCTGCAGCTGGTGCTGCGCGAAGTGCCGTCCGAGACCCTGATCGTGTCGCTCAAGGGCGGCTCGATGGAGGTGCGCGACAAGATTCTGGCGAATATGTCCATGCGTGCTTCGGCAGCCCTCAAGGAAGACCTGGAGTCCCGCGGCCCCATGCGCCTATCGGAAGTGGAAGCGCAGCAGAAGGAAATCCTGAAGGTGGTGCGCCGTCTGGCCGAAGAGAACCAGATCACCATCGGCGGCGGTGCCGAAGACAGCTTCGTGTGA
- a CDS encoding FliH/SctL family protein yields MTSSTHHYARFIPSEEIDAQSVRHWQFGDVQKSAPGAALQPLHELATLTDLLPPPAPQGIAAQALAEDAVVAEEENAVQLREEEVHAQLEQARQESHDAGYEAGMQAGHGLGLEEGKQQAGAEWQHRFDDYMAQQGRQAAEQLQALLQAAQRDVQGMQQHMAPDVLQLACDIARQVVRQELRSNPQALLPVVREALDMMSAESKPATVRLNPQDWERLQEPLKAAHPQPKIEWLADASVKPGDCLVESAGAQVDGSLERRWQRAVAALGLVSTWYDGAPAHGQ; encoded by the coding sequence ATGACAAGTTCCACCCACCACTACGCACGTTTCATCCCCAGCGAAGAGATCGATGCCCAGTCTGTGCGCCACTGGCAGTTCGGCGATGTGCAGAAATCCGCGCCGGGCGCGGCGCTGCAGCCCCTGCACGAGCTGGCCACGCTGACGGACCTGCTGCCACCCCCTGCCCCGCAAGGCATTGCGGCGCAGGCACTGGCCGAAGACGCGGTGGTGGCGGAAGAGGAAAACGCCGTCCAGCTGCGCGAAGAAGAGGTGCATGCCCAGCTGGAGCAGGCACGCCAGGAGTCGCATGACGCAGGCTATGAGGCCGGCATGCAGGCTGGCCATGGGCTGGGGCTGGAAGAGGGCAAGCAGCAAGCGGGTGCCGAATGGCAGCACCGTTTTGATGATTACATGGCCCAGCAAGGCCGCCAGGCGGCCGAACAGCTGCAGGCCTTGCTCCAGGCTGCACAGCGTGACGTGCAAGGCATGCAGCAGCACATGGCACCTGACGTGTTGCAACTGGCCTGCGACATTGCGCGCCAAGTGGTGCGGCAGGAGTTGCGCAGCAATCCCCAGGCCTTGCTGCCGGTGGTGCGCGAGGCGCTGGACATGATGTCGGCTGAATCCAAGCCCGCCACGGTGCGCCTGAATCCCCAGGATTGGGAGCGCCTGCAGGAGCCGCTGAAGGCCGCACACCCGCAACCCAAGATCGAATGGCTGGCGGATGCCAGCGTGAAGCCGGGCGACTGCCTGGTGGAAAGCGCTGGCGCACAAGTGGATGGCAGCCTGGAGCGCCGCTGGCAGCGTGCCGTGGCCGCGCTGGGTCTGGTGTCTACCTGGTACGACGGAGCACCTGCCCATGGCCAATGA
- the fliI gene encoding flagellar protein export ATPase FliI, whose product MPVADQLQRFLQLGRERLKQPLPLHSHGTLTRLTGLVLEASGLRVPVGSQCHLQMPGQEPVLAEVVGFAGDRAFLMPAGDIQGLSCGATVTPAEPYVPPLQLSDTEVPVLAKGVLRLPMGDGLLGRVVDSQGVPLDHAGPLANVQAETLDREPINAMERAPVRESLDTGVRAINALLTVGRGQRLGLFAGSGVGKSVLLGMMARYTKADVIVVGLIGERGREVKEFVEDILGAQDRSRAVVVAAPADAPPLLRMQGANYATAIAEHFRDKGQHVLLLMDSLTRYAQAQREIALAIGEPPATKGYPPSCFAKLPGLVERSGNGLHGVGSITAFYTVLSEGDDQQDPIADASRAILDGHFVLSRALAEQGHYPAIDIEQSASRVMHNVVTREHFDLARRFRAVYSCYQKSRDLIQVGAYMSGSDPAVDEAIRLQPSMVQFLQQTMFEAAPMEQSLVDMAAVLEQQ is encoded by the coding sequence ATGCCCGTGGCCGATCAGTTGCAGCGGTTCTTGCAACTGGGCCGTGAGCGGCTCAAGCAGCCATTGCCGCTGCACAGCCACGGCACCCTCACCCGCTTGACGGGCCTGGTGCTGGAAGCGTCGGGCCTGCGCGTGCCGGTGGGCTCGCAATGCCATCTGCAGATGCCCGGGCAGGAACCGGTGCTGGCCGAGGTGGTGGGTTTTGCCGGCGATCGCGCTTTTCTGATGCCGGCGGGGGACATCCAGGGTCTGTCTTGCGGTGCGACCGTGACACCGGCCGAGCCCTATGTGCCGCCGTTGCAGCTGAGCGACACCGAAGTGCCGGTGCTGGCCAAAGGCGTGCTGCGGCTGCCCATGGGGGATGGCCTGCTGGGGCGGGTGGTGGATTCGCAAGGCGTTCCGCTGGACCATGCCGGACCGCTGGCGAATGTGCAGGCCGAGACCCTGGACCGCGAACCCATCAATGCCATGGAACGTGCCCCGGTGCGCGAAAGCCTGGACACCGGTGTGCGGGCCATCAACGCCCTGCTGACCGTGGGGCGTGGACAGCGTTTGGGTCTGTTCGCCGGTTCGGGCGTCGGCAAATCGGTGCTGCTGGGCATGATGGCCCGCTATACCAAGGCCGATGTCATCGTGGTGGGCTTGATCGGCGAACGGGGCCGCGAAGTCAAGGAATTCGTGGAAGATATTCTGGGTGCGCAGGACCGCTCGCGCGCCGTGGTGGTGGCCGCGCCGGCCGATGCGCCGCCGCTGCTGCGCATGCAGGGCGCCAATTACGCCACCGCCATTGCCGAGCATTTCCGTGACAAGGGCCAGCATGTGCTGCTGCTGATGGATTCGCTCACCCGCTACGCCCAGGCGCAGCGTGAGATTGCCTTGGCGATTGGTGAGCCGCCGGCCACCAAGGGCTACCCTCCGTCGTGTTTTGCAAAGCTGCCCGGCCTGGTGGAGCGCAGCGGCAACGGTTTGCATGGCGTGGGCTCGATCACGGCGTTCTATACCGTGCTGTCCGAAGGCGACGATCAGCAGGATCCGATTGCCGATGCGTCGCGCGCCATTCTGGACGGACACTTTGTGCTGTCGCGTGCGCTGGCGGAACAGGGGCATTACCCGGCCATCGACATCGAGCAATCCGCGTCGCGGGTCATGCACAACGTGGTCACGCGTGAGCACTTCGATCTAGCTAGGCGGTTTAGGGCTGTCTATTCCTGCTATCAAAAGAGTAGGGATTTGATACAAGTAGGGGCTTATATGAGTGGTTCCGATCCCGCGGTGGATGAAGCCATTCGACTGCAGCCATCCATGGTGCAGTTTCTGCAGCAAACCATGTTTGAGGCGGCGCCCATGGAACAGAGTCTGGTGGACATGGCTGCGGTCCTGGAACAGCAGTGA
- the fliJ gene encoding flagellar export protein FliJ, whose amino-acid sequence MSSLHALMVAIEMATRKRDEARQALRERQRAHAAAQSQMEQLESYTEEMRQRWAPQEGAELKLEVMYHHEQFMARLQHAIGLQTRVMQDQAIRLEAAQKALMATELRLSSLNKVVETRRRDIALAQLRREQKQTDERAALQFIGRTFGMQFQEA is encoded by the coding sequence ATGTCATCACTTCACGCTTTGATGGTGGCCATTGAAATGGCCACGCGCAAACGCGATGAGGCCCGCCAGGCCTTGCGCGAGCGCCAGCGTGCGCATGCGGCTGCACAGTCCCAGATGGAGCAGCTGGAAAGTTACACGGAAGAAATGCGCCAGCGCTGGGCGCCGCAGGAAGGTGCTGAACTGAAGCTGGAGGTGATGTACCACCACGAGCAGTTCATGGCACGGCTGCAGCATGCGATCGGCTTGCAGACCCGGGTGATGCAGGACCAGGCGATCCGTCTGGAGGCTGCCCAGAAGGCCCTGATGGCCACCGAGCTGCGCCTGTCCAGCCTGAACAAGGTGGTGGAGACGCGCCGCCGTGACATTGCCCTGGCGCAGCTGCGCCGGGAACAGAAGCAGACGGACGAGCGGGCTGCGCTGCAGTTCATCGGCCGCACTTTCGGCATGCAGTTCCAGGAGGCCTGA
- a CDS encoding flagellar hook-length control protein FliK translates to METLPSTPAPGKRATAAEGLAALQRKPRAAEGDSDSAGQTSAAGFSRLLRAAAQPEASDAALTDLGATGADPSLGLMVQQTLPQPEVAVEGDATSMTLMVGDAAWTVQSLVGQTARMDQSADVAVRNGSHLQTRMDAGDPLGLMRSAAQSAQGAASQVPVVAQGVAQALGGGVMQAVAQGDVAGAAAWNAVSDTAQSVVDAMADAVKSDDGDALSRGERGSEGRVSLQGQWTATDRQAQPAEVMQRLLGQMSQFLSATGATEAAGLRRAGSKSVDDAAASAQDAAAVPPGAGIGAGTGRLQDNAVAQAAAGQQTSNGDAQGAQAEPDMAFWMNSRQQRAEVVLDRDGAPVRVQVTMEGSTAHVTFRSDEQATRSMLDASVAQLRDMLAAQGVELAGVQVGAQGSGSSQGGSSGAQEAFMPEGARRVRLPSQAGAEQTPGLQRAGSGSRQGVDIFA, encoded by the coding sequence ATGGAGACATTGCCATCGACCCCGGCCCCCGGCAAACGCGCCACGGCCGCAGAAGGACTGGCGGCCCTGCAGCGCAAGCCACGGGCTGCAGAGGGTGACAGTGACAGCGCGGGGCAGACCTCTGCCGCCGGCTTTTCCCGGCTGCTGCGGGCGGCCGCGCAACCGGAAGCCAGCGATGCGGCGTTGACGGACTTGGGCGCAACAGGGGCGGACCCCAGCCTGGGACTGATGGTGCAGCAGACTTTGCCGCAACCGGAGGTCGCGGTGGAGGGAGATGCGACGTCCATGACCCTGATGGTGGGCGATGCGGCCTGGACGGTGCAAAGCCTGGTCGGGCAGACGGCCCGCATGGACCAGTCCGCCGATGTGGCCGTGCGCAATGGCTCCCACCTGCAGACGCGAATGGACGCGGGCGACCCCTTGGGTTTGATGCGCAGCGCGGCCCAGAGCGCGCAGGGTGCTGCGTCCCAGGTGCCGGTGGTGGCGCAGGGCGTGGCCCAGGCCTTGGGTGGCGGCGTGATGCAGGCGGTGGCACAAGGCGATGTGGCCGGGGCTGCCGCATGGAATGCCGTCAGCGATACTGCACAGTCCGTAGTGGATGCCATGGCCGATGCCGTGAAGTCTGACGACGGCGACGCGCTGTCGCGCGGCGAGCGTGGCAGCGAAGGGCGTGTCAGCCTGCAAGGCCAATGGACGGCCACCGACCGCCAGGCACAGCCTGCCGAGGTGATGCAGCGCCTGCTGGGACAGATGTCGCAATTCCTGTCGGCCACGGGCGCTACCGAGGCCGCGGGGCTGCGCCGTGCCGGCAGCAAATCGGTCGATGATGCGGCCGCTTCTGCCCAGGACGCCGCCGCCGTGCCTCCAGGCGCCGGGATTGGTGCTGGAACAGGGCGTTTGCAGGACAACGCCGTGGCGCAGGCCGCAGCCGGCCAGCAGACGTCCAACGGAGATGCGCAGGGTGCGCAGGCCGAGCCGGACATGGCGTTCTGGATGAATTCCCGCCAGCAACGCGCCGAAGTGGTGCTGGACCGGGACGGCGCGCCGGTCCGCGTGCAGGTCACCATGGAAGGCAGTACCGCCCATGTGACGTTCCGCAGCGACGAGCAGGCCACCCGGTCCATGCTGGATGCCAGTGTGGCCCAGCTGCGTGACATGCTGGCCGCCCAGGGGGTGGAGCTGGCAGGGGTGCAGGTGGGGGCACAGGGCAGTGGCAGCTCGCAAGGCGGTTCCTCTGGTGCGCAGGAGGCTTTCATGCCCGAGGGCGCCCGCCGCGTGCGCCTGCCGTCACAGGCGGGGGCCGAGCAGACGCCCGGCCTGCAGCGTGCGGGCAGTGGCAGCCGCCAGGGGGTCGATATTTTTGCGTGA
- a CDS encoding flagellar basal body-associated FliL family protein, which translates to MSATSSAASPGKEPAKSKKLIVIGAVVALLVIVAAALGLFLVNKQRHAADDDAQESKAAAVLVPTFLPMENMVVNLADTGGDRFAQIGITLELQDEKTSASVKQYMPSIRNGVLMLVSQRTAEELLRREGKEKLAADILAEVSRPLGVRPSAARVEHDADDGEEEERPRRRANPVRRVLFSSFIIQ; encoded by the coding sequence GTGTCCGCCACTTCTTCTGCAGCATCTCCTGGCAAAGAACCTGCCAAGAGCAAAAAACTGATCGTGATCGGTGCCGTTGTCGCTTTGCTGGTGATCGTCGCGGCCGCGCTGGGCCTGTTTCTGGTGAACAAGCAACGCCATGCCGCCGATGATGATGCGCAGGAGTCGAAAGCCGCCGCCGTGCTGGTGCCGACTTTCCTGCCCATGGAAAACATGGTCGTGAATCTGGCCGATACCGGCGGTGACCGCTTTGCGCAGATCGGCATCACGCTGGAGCTGCAGGATGAAAAGACCTCGGCCTCCGTCAAGCAGTACATGCCCAGCATCCGCAATGGGGTGCTGATGCTGGTGTCGCAGCGCACGGCCGAAGAGCTGCTGCGCCGCGAAGGCAAGGAAAAGCTGGCGGCCGACATCCTGGCCGAAGTCTCGCGTCCGCTGGGCGTGCGCCCAAGTGCCGCACGCGTCGAGCATGACGCCGACGATGGCGAGGAAGAAGAGCGTCCCCGTCGCCGTGCCAATCCGGTGCGCCGCGTGCTGTTCTCCAGCTTCATCATTCAGTAA